The genomic segment ATGAGCATGATTGACGCGAAGTAGTGACGAGAAGATACTTTTGGTCAATTTAATAAATCAATTTAGCACGCTTATGAGCGGTACAAACAAGCGTATAAACAAACCAAACCTGATAGAATGATGACAAGCACCAACTTTCGTTTCTGGGCGATCTTAATGGCATTGCTGGTGACAGCGCATGCACGGACTCAATCCTTAGCGGACTTTACGCTGCCCACACCGTGGACACAGGAGGCGCTGACGGCAAATACACCATTGCCCGAATATCCGCGGCCGCAGATGAAGCGCAGGGAATGGCAAAATCTCAATGGCCTCTGGGACTATATGGGCGGCAGGTTACAGCAGGATCCGCGGACAGCCACCATGGCTCCGGATTTTCCTGCCAGAACGGAAAAGATACGGGTACCCTTTGCCCCTGAGGCGGAGCTGTCAGGCATAGCCCGCGGCGGCGAGCAGTTTCTGTGGTATAGGCGTAATATCGTGATTCCGCCGACATGGAAAGGCAGCCGTATCTTATTGCATTTTGGTGCTGTGGACCAGTACGCTGTTATTTTTGTCAACGGCAAAAAGGCCGGGGACCATAAGGGTGGATATCATGCCTTTAGTGTGGACATTTCGGACTTCCTAAAGCCTGGCGACAACAGTTTGGTGGTGGGGGCCTATGATGCTAACGATGGCAAGACACCTTCGGGCAAAAATGGTGATAAGGGCGACTACACCTTCAGTTCGGGCATATGGCAGACCGTGTGGATGGAGCCAGTACGAAAAGAGCATATTACTCAATTAAAGCTGATTCCTGATCTAAAGAATAGCCGGTTGCAGATAACCGCATTGACCACTGGAGAACGGCTAAACGTGGTGGCTACGGCACATGATGGTATAACGCAGGTCGGCAGGGCAGAAGGTGTGGACAACGCCTCATTTTTTCTACCTGTCCGCAATCCGCATCTGTGGACTCCGGATGACCCTTTTTTATATGATCTGAAGATACAACTGCAAGATAAACAAGGACGTATCGTGGACCAGATAGAGTCTTACTTCGCTATGCGTTCCATCAGCATTGGCAAGGTAGACGGTGTTAACAGGACGCTGTTAAATGGCAAGTTTCAGTTTCAGATCGGCGTGCTGGACCAGGGTTACTGGCCGGACGGGATCTTTACAGCGCCGACGGAGCAGGCGCTGCTGTACGATATTCAGCTGGCCAAAAGGGCAGGTTTCAACGTGATCCGCAAGCATATCAAAGTCGAACCGATGCGCTGGTACTATCATTGCGACCGCCTCGGGATGATGGTATGGCAGGA from the Sphingobacterium thalpophilum genome contains:
- a CDS encoding glycoside hydrolase family 2 protein, with amino-acid sequence MMTSTNFRFWAILMALLVTAHARTQSLADFTLPTPWTQEALTANTPLPEYPRPQMKRREWQNLNGLWDYMGGRLQQDPRTATMAPDFPARTEKIRVPFAPEAELSGIARGGEQFLWYRRNIVIPPTWKGSRILLHFGAVDQYAVIFVNGKKAGDHKGGYHAFSVDISDFLKPGDNSLVVGAYDANDGKTPSGKNGDKGDYTFSSGIWQTVWMEPVRKEHITQLKLIPDLKNSRLQITALTTGERLNVVATAHDGITQVGRAEGVDNASFFLPVRNPHLWTPDDPFLYDLKIQLQDKQGRIVDQIESYFAMRSISIGKVDGVNRTLLNGKFQFQIGVLDQGYWPDGIFTAPTEQALLYDIQLAKRAGFNVIRKHIKVEPMRWYYHCDRLGMMVWQDMPNLWYPDDNDSVAVRQEFRNELKQMMDQLISVPSIVTWVPFNENWGAFEVPDITNWTKAYDPTRLVNGNSGFNYAPGYRPAQGDPGNGDFVDMHHYGKMEDNAFPRPDEKRAASLGEFGGKGLFVRNHMWPVPNNAYEILINKETLTDTYIYLLNEIEQRMIYRGLSSAIYTQTSDVEHEINGLVTYDRQVEKLDLDKVRWINREVIKSGGNIGKKKNISSISRVYPVE